Part of the Pseudoalteromonas sp. Scap06 genome is shown below.
TAATCTAGTTGTCTCTCTAAGCGTTGTTGCTGGTGCTCATCTTGAGTTAATGAGGCATGCTCTTGGATTTCATCATTAATTTGCTCGCGAATATTTTTTACCATTTCACTGCGCTGTGACGGGGTTAAGGTCAGCGCTAACTCAATTAAAGGCTCGCTGGTATGCAACAGTAAGTTTCGCCAATGCTGCTTAACTTGGGTTATTTTATCCATCAACTGCGCAGTATCAGCTTCATTGTTTAGCAATTGTCTTAGGTCGAGTAAATCGGCTTTATATTTTGGTAATTCAACTTCACGATGCCAATCCCGGGTATCGTTAATAATCGCTTTTAACTGCTTAGATTGGCTTTTATTAAGATCAACGTAATCATCAATCCAAAATGACGATAACCAACCTAGGTTGTTATAGGCAAATGACGTTGAACAGCTGGCAATAAATAACAAACTGGTTATAAAAATAATTTTACTTAGTTTTATATTTTTTAAATTATTTAACATG
Proteins encoded:
- a CDS encoding DUF6279 family lipoprotein, whose amino-acid sequence is MLNNLKNIKLSKIIFITSLLFIASCSTSFAYNNLGWLSSFWIDDYVDLNKSQSKQLKAIINDTRDWHREVELPKYKADLLDLRQLLNNEADTAQLMDKITQVKQHWRNLLLHTSEPLIELALTLTPSQRSEMVKNIREQINDEIQEHASLTQDEHQQQRLERQLDYYKQWLGKLTSEQQMLISQANSAHTSTRNLWYDYKLARLAALEALFTQQTLSEAEFTQQLRIIIIEREQYMSNELLELNEQNLKAYAQLLLKLNKTLSPKQLSHVDEEFADLVGTVNELIME